The Pseudoliparis swirei isolate HS2019 ecotype Mariana Trench chromosome 16, NWPU_hadal_v1, whole genome shotgun sequence genome includes a window with the following:
- the LOC130206359 gene encoding probable G-protein coupled receptor 141, with product MASMATQSPLSTAVSMVTTTSSLLTTSKMPDGDKQPDEYHTVLLVIYSVVLLIGTISVSLMMHIMKFSTTSITSIAVLNLIFTHFIFLLTVPFRIYYYATNHWSLGHGWCKVVSCMIHIHMYMSFIFYVIILITRLMTFYHKAEQVASFQRIHALVASAVVWMAVLVVVPCIIYFSYGINTEDPSPGNSTTPATHCFKFGDNIASAAKVLNYIISTVIIVVATVLTALQANALLVLYRKHRQGCTSQQEFGAQLKSLCFALIMVVCFIPYHMFRLNYLEQLHLQSVNEVFLSLTTFNCLDMLTFLGRRTCYMCLPGKGI from the coding sequence ATGGCTTCCATGGCGACCCAAAGCCCACTATCCACCGCCGTGAGCATGGTGACGACCACAAGCTCTTTACTCACAACCTCAAAGATGCCGGATGGTGATAAACAACCTGATGAGTACCACACAGTCCTCCTGGTCATTTACTCCGTGGTTCTGCTCATCGGGACCATCAGCGTTAGCTTGATGATGCACATCATGAAGTTCAGCACGACATCCATCACCTCCATTGCTGTACTCAACCTCATCTTCACCCACTTCATCTTCCTTCTCACTGTGCCCTTCAGGATTTACTACTACGCCACTAATCACTGGAGCCTGGGCCACGGGTGGTGCAAAGTGGTCAGCTGCATGATTCACATCCACATGTACATGTCTTTCATCTTCTATGTGATCATCCTCATCACACGCCTGATGACATTCTACCACAAAGCTGAGCAGGTGGCCTCCTTCCAGAGGATTCATGCACTGGTTGCCAGTGCCGTGGTGTGGATGGCGGTGCTTGTCGTGGTCCCTTGCATCATCTACTTTTCCTACGGAATAAACACAGAAGATCCGAGCCCGGGCAACAGTACCACACCTGCGACACACTGCTTCAAGTTTGGAGACAACATAGCGTCTGCTGCCAAGGTGCTGAACTACATCATAAGCACAGTCATCATAGTGGTGGCCACAGTGCTGACAGCCCTCCAAGCCAATGCTCTACTGGTTTTATACAGGAAGCATCGCCAGGGATGCACCTCTCAGCAGGAATTTGGGGCTCAGTTAAAGAGTCTGTGCTTTGCTCTCATTATGGTTGTCTGCTTTATTCCCTATCACATGTTCCGGCTGAATTACTTGGAACAACTCCATCTGCAGAGTGTCAATGAGGTCTTTCTGAGTCTGACCACGTTTAACTGTTTGGACATGCTCACCTTCTTGGGGCGGAGAACCTGCTACATGTGCTTACCGGGAAAAGGTATTTGA
- the hnf4g gene encoding hepatocyte nuclear factor 4-gamma isoform X2: MHIPGRHRKTDSMPIEPGLSVSPDGVSSNCAICGDKATGKHYGASSCDGCKGFFRRSIRKSHVYTCRFSRQCIVDKDKRNQCRFCRLNKCFRAGMKKEAVQNERDRISSRRSIPDTQDMPPITILAQAESLSQQITAPLGITDISEQKSATVGDACDSMRQQLLVLVEWAKYIPAFGELPLDDQVSLLRAHAGEHLLLGVAKRSMPFKDFLLLGNGCVIHRNSPEQEMYKVANRVLDELVQPFQDIQIDNNEYAALKAIVFFDPDAKSLRDPSKIKAIRLQVQMSLEDYINDRQYDSRGRFGELLLLLPTLQSITWQMIEQLQFIKLCGLAKIDNLLHEMLLGGLTSEPTHLHHPAHTQLAQDPLTGHTLVISTMPVAHTTPIVSPDTPIPSPPQGPAPEKYKHFPHPLCPPASPSPSTQTDL, encoded by the exons ATGCACATCCCAGGCAGACACAGAAAGACAG ACAGCATGCCAATAGAACCGGGCCTGTCAGTCAGTCCAGACGGGGTCAGCAGTAACTGTGCCATCTGTGGAGACAAAGCCACAGGAAAACACTATGGAGCCTCCAGCTGTGACGGCTGCAAAGGATTCTTCAGACGCTCCATACGCAAGAGCCACGTGTACACCTGCAG GTTCAGCAGACAATGCATTGTGGATAAAGACAAAAGAAACCAATGTCGTTTCTGCAGACTGAACAAATGCTTCAGGGCTGGCATGAAGAAAGAAG CTGTCCAGAACGAGCGGGATCGGATCAGCTCCAGAAGAAGTATCCCTGACACCCAAGACATGCCACCCATTACTATTTTGGCCCAAGCTGAATCACTCTCCCAACAG ATCACTGCTCCGCTTGGGATAACAGACATATCAGAGCAGAAGTCAGCCACTGTCGGAGATGCATGTGATTCTATGAGACAACAGTTATTGGTGTTGGTGGAGTGGGCCAAGTACATTCCTGCATTTGGAGAACTGCCACTGGATGATCAG GTGAGTTTGCTCAGGGCTCATGCAGGTGAGCACCTTTTGCTTGGTGTCGCCAAAAGGTCAATGCCATTCAAGGACTTCCTGCTTCTAG GCAACGGCTGCGTGATCCACAGGAACAGTCCCGAGCAAGAGATGTACAAGGTAGCCAACCGAGTGCTGGACGAGCTGGTCCAGCCCTTCCAGGATATTCAAATAGACAACAACGAGTATGCAGCGCTCAAGGCGATTGTTTTCTTTGACCcgg ATGCAAAGTCTTTGCGGGACCCATCAAAGATTAAAGCCATTCGTCTGCAG gtccaGATGAGCCTGGAAGACTACATTAATGACCGTCAGTATGACTCCAGGGGTCGTTTTGGAGAGCTGTTACTCCTGCTGCCCACCCTGCAGAGCATCACCTGGCAGATGATCGAACAGCTTCAGTTCATTAAGCTCTGTGGTCTGGCCAAGATAGACAACCTGCTGCATGAGATGCTGCTGGGAG GCCTTACATCAGAGCCCACACATCTGCACCACCCAGCACACACCCAGCTGGCCCAGGACCCTTTAACTGGACACACACTGGTCATCAGCACCATGCCTGTCGCTCACACTACACCGATAG tctcTCCAGACACTCCCATCCCATCACCCCCTCAGGGTCCTGCCCCAGAGAAGTACAAACACTTTCCCCAtcctctttgtcctccagcGAGCCCCTCGCCTTCCACACAGACAGATCTCTGA
- the hnf4g gene encoding hepatocyte nuclear factor 4-gamma isoform X3 gives MKYPSAPQSKSLLDMEVANYCEGLDPSYSTLGFENAEVLCGGGDSMPIEPGLSVSPDGVSSNCAICGDKATGKHYGASSCDGCKGFFRRSIRKSHVYTCRFSRQCIVDKDKRNQCRFCRLNKCFRAGMKKEAVQNERDRISSRRSIPDTQDMPPITILAQAESLSQQITAPLGITDISEQKSATVGDACDSMRQQLLVLVEWAKYIPAFGELPLDDQVSLLRAHAGEHLLLGVAKRSMPFKDFLLLGNGCVIHRNSPEQEMYKVANRVLDELVQPFQDIQIDNNEYAALKAIVFFDPDAKSLRDPSKIKAIRLQVQMSLEDYINDRQYDSRGRFGELLLLLPTLQSITWQMIEQLQFIKLCGLAKIDNLLHEMLLGGLTSEPTHLHHPAHTQLAQDPLTGHTLVISTMPVAHTTPIVSPDTPIPSPPQGPAPEKYKHFPHPLCPPASPSPSTQTDL, from the exons ATGAAGTATCCTTCTGCTCCTCAGAGTAAATCTCTGTTAGATATGGAAGTAGCAAACTATTGTGAAGGCCTGGATCCCTCATACAGCACACTGGGCTTTGAGAATGCAGAGGtgctctgtggaggaggag ACAGCATGCCAATAGAACCGGGCCTGTCAGTCAGTCCAGACGGGGTCAGCAGTAACTGTGCCATCTGTGGAGACAAAGCCACAGGAAAACACTATGGAGCCTCCAGCTGTGACGGCTGCAAAGGATTCTTCAGACGCTCCATACGCAAGAGCCACGTGTACACCTGCAG GTTCAGCAGACAATGCATTGTGGATAAAGACAAAAGAAACCAATGTCGTTTCTGCAGACTGAACAAATGCTTCAGGGCTGGCATGAAGAAAGAAG CTGTCCAGAACGAGCGGGATCGGATCAGCTCCAGAAGAAGTATCCCTGACACCCAAGACATGCCACCCATTACTATTTTGGCCCAAGCTGAATCACTCTCCCAACAG ATCACTGCTCCGCTTGGGATAACAGACATATCAGAGCAGAAGTCAGCCACTGTCGGAGATGCATGTGATTCTATGAGACAACAGTTATTGGTGTTGGTGGAGTGGGCCAAGTACATTCCTGCATTTGGAGAACTGCCACTGGATGATCAG GTGAGTTTGCTCAGGGCTCATGCAGGTGAGCACCTTTTGCTTGGTGTCGCCAAAAGGTCAATGCCATTCAAGGACTTCCTGCTTCTAG GCAACGGCTGCGTGATCCACAGGAACAGTCCCGAGCAAGAGATGTACAAGGTAGCCAACCGAGTGCTGGACGAGCTGGTCCAGCCCTTCCAGGATATTCAAATAGACAACAACGAGTATGCAGCGCTCAAGGCGATTGTTTTCTTTGACCcgg ATGCAAAGTCTTTGCGGGACCCATCAAAGATTAAAGCCATTCGTCTGCAG gtccaGATGAGCCTGGAAGACTACATTAATGACCGTCAGTATGACTCCAGGGGTCGTTTTGGAGAGCTGTTACTCCTGCTGCCCACCCTGCAGAGCATCACCTGGCAGATGATCGAACAGCTTCAGTTCATTAAGCTCTGTGGTCTGGCCAAGATAGACAACCTGCTGCATGAGATGCTGCTGGGAG GCCTTACATCAGAGCCCACACATCTGCACCACCCAGCACACACCCAGCTGGCCCAGGACCCTTTAACTGGACACACACTGGTCATCAGCACCATGCCTGTCGCTCACACTACACCGATAG tctcTCCAGACACTCCCATCCCATCACCCCCTCAGGGTCCTGCCCCAGAGAAGTACAAACACTTTCCCCAtcctctttgtcctccagcGAGCCCCTCGCCTTCCACACAGACAGATCTCTGA
- the hnf4g gene encoding hepatocyte nuclear factor 4-gamma isoform X1 encodes MPMCVMYRCTSLCLCIYLCAVSLCVSDSMPIEPGLSVSPDGVSSNCAICGDKATGKHYGASSCDGCKGFFRRSIRKSHVYTCRFSRQCIVDKDKRNQCRFCRLNKCFRAGMKKEAVQNERDRISSRRSIPDTQDMPPITILAQAESLSQQITAPLGITDISEQKSATVGDACDSMRQQLLVLVEWAKYIPAFGELPLDDQVSLLRAHAGEHLLLGVAKRSMPFKDFLLLGNGCVIHRNSPEQEMYKVANRVLDELVQPFQDIQIDNNEYAALKAIVFFDPDAKSLRDPSKIKAIRLQVQMSLEDYINDRQYDSRGRFGELLLLLPTLQSITWQMIEQLQFIKLCGLAKIDNLLHEMLLGGLTSEPTHLHHPAHTQLAQDPLTGHTLVISTMPVAHTTPIVSPDTPIPSPPQGPAPEKYKHFPHPLCPPASPSPSTQTDL; translated from the exons ATGCCAATGTGTGTAATGTACAGGTGTACGagcctgtgtctgtgtatttacTTGTGTGCTGTTTCTTTGTGCGTTTCAGACAGCATGCCAATAGAACCGGGCCTGTCAGTCAGTCCAGACGGGGTCAGCAGTAACTGTGCCATCTGTGGAGACAAAGCCACAGGAAAACACTATGGAGCCTCCAGCTGTGACGGCTGCAAAGGATTCTTCAGACGCTCCATACGCAAGAGCCACGTGTACACCTGCAG GTTCAGCAGACAATGCATTGTGGATAAAGACAAAAGAAACCAATGTCGTTTCTGCAGACTGAACAAATGCTTCAGGGCTGGCATGAAGAAAGAAG CTGTCCAGAACGAGCGGGATCGGATCAGCTCCAGAAGAAGTATCCCTGACACCCAAGACATGCCACCCATTACTATTTTGGCCCAAGCTGAATCACTCTCCCAACAG ATCACTGCTCCGCTTGGGATAACAGACATATCAGAGCAGAAGTCAGCCACTGTCGGAGATGCATGTGATTCTATGAGACAACAGTTATTGGTGTTGGTGGAGTGGGCCAAGTACATTCCTGCATTTGGAGAACTGCCACTGGATGATCAG GTGAGTTTGCTCAGGGCTCATGCAGGTGAGCACCTTTTGCTTGGTGTCGCCAAAAGGTCAATGCCATTCAAGGACTTCCTGCTTCTAG GCAACGGCTGCGTGATCCACAGGAACAGTCCCGAGCAAGAGATGTACAAGGTAGCCAACCGAGTGCTGGACGAGCTGGTCCAGCCCTTCCAGGATATTCAAATAGACAACAACGAGTATGCAGCGCTCAAGGCGATTGTTTTCTTTGACCcgg ATGCAAAGTCTTTGCGGGACCCATCAAAGATTAAAGCCATTCGTCTGCAG gtccaGATGAGCCTGGAAGACTACATTAATGACCGTCAGTATGACTCCAGGGGTCGTTTTGGAGAGCTGTTACTCCTGCTGCCCACCCTGCAGAGCATCACCTGGCAGATGATCGAACAGCTTCAGTTCATTAAGCTCTGTGGTCTGGCCAAGATAGACAACCTGCTGCATGAGATGCTGCTGGGAG GCCTTACATCAGAGCCCACACATCTGCACCACCCAGCACACACCCAGCTGGCCCAGGACCCTTTAACTGGACACACACTGGTCATCAGCACCATGCCTGTCGCTCACACTACACCGATAG tctcTCCAGACACTCCCATCCCATCACCCCCTCAGGGTCCTGCCCCAGAGAAGTACAAACACTTTCCCCAtcctctttgtcctccagcGAGCCCCTCGCCTTCCACACAGACAGATCTCTGA